A genomic window from Pantoea phytobeneficialis includes:
- a CDS encoding MFS transporter, whose protein sequence is MSQPNLAAVEQSAIRKISWRLVPFVALMFFINFLDRTAISFAGPNGMTQDLGLTALQFGLASGVFFIGYILLEVPSNLALHRFGARRWLARIMISWGIVSLLFTWVSSVEGLYTLRLLLGIAEAGFFPGAILYLSMWVPARHRSKILSLFYLAQPLTVVFGAPMAAGLIEQHGLFGLEGWRVMFMGVSIPAILIGIAALFWLVDSPRQAKWLNAEEKDWLTRELDAEHQQKQHKAHHSVRSVMGNGRVWMLCLIYFGFIYGLYALAFFLPTIIAGFQQQFGTTFNVMQKGLITGVPYLIAAVVMFFWSKDATRRGCKTWHIAIPAIAGGISVPLALYMDSPLTTILVIAITASSIFAALPNFWTLPTQFLTGASAAAAIALINTLGNVAGFSAGYITGALHDATQSYALPMFVVGGFMLLSAVLMLLLNRRRPQPLHQPTSLAQEQQ, encoded by the coding sequence TTATCAACTTCCTTGATCGCACCGCCATCTCCTTTGCCGGTCCGAATGGTATGACCCAGGATCTGGGCCTCACCGCGTTGCAGTTTGGCCTGGCCTCTGGCGTGTTTTTTATCGGTTATATCCTGCTGGAAGTGCCAAGCAACCTGGCGCTGCATCGCTTCGGCGCACGCCGCTGGCTGGCTCGCATCATGATCAGCTGGGGAATTGTGTCGTTGCTGTTCACCTGGGTCAGCAGCGTAGAAGGCTTGTACACCCTGCGTCTGCTGCTGGGTATTGCCGAAGCGGGCTTCTTCCCCGGCGCAATTCTTTATCTGAGCATGTGGGTACCGGCACGCCACCGCAGCAAGATCCTGTCGCTGTTCTACCTCGCCCAGCCGCTGACGGTGGTGTTTGGCGCACCGATGGCCGCTGGCCTGATTGAGCAACACGGTTTGTTCGGTCTGGAAGGCTGGCGCGTGATGTTTATGGGTGTCTCGATTCCGGCGATTCTGATTGGTATCGCGGCGTTGTTCTGGCTGGTGGATTCCCCGCGTCAGGCCAAATGGCTCAATGCTGAGGAGAAAGATTGGCTGACCCGCGAACTGGACGCCGAGCATCAGCAGAAACAACACAAAGCTCACCACAGCGTACGTTCGGTGATGGGCAATGGCCGAGTCTGGATGCTGTGCCTGATCTACTTCGGCTTTATCTATGGTCTGTATGCGCTGGCATTCTTCCTGCCTACCATTATCGCGGGCTTCCAGCAGCAGTTTGGCACCACCTTTAACGTAATGCAGAAAGGGCTGATTACTGGCGTGCCCTATCTGATTGCCGCCGTAGTGATGTTCTTCTGGTCAAAAGATGCTACCCGTCGTGGCTGCAAAACCTGGCACATCGCGATTCCGGCGATTGCGGGCGGCATCAGCGTACCGCTGGCGCTTTACATGGATTCGCCACTGACCACCATTCTGGTGATCGCCATCACCGCCAGCTCGATTTTTGCGGCCTTACCTAATTTCTGGACCTTACCGACGCAATTCCTGACCGGTGCCTCAGCCGCCGCCGCCATCGCCCTGATCAATACCCTGGGCAACGTGGCCGGTTTCTCTGCCGGCTATATCACCGGCGCGCTGCACGACGCTACCCAAAGCTATGCCCTGCCGATGTTTGTGGTAGGAGGATTCATGTTGCTGTCAGCCGTCCTGATGTTGCTGCTTAACCGCCGCCGTCCACAACCTCTGCATCAGCCAACTTCTCTCGCACAGGAGCAACAATAA